One genomic region from Evansella sp. LMS18 encodes:
- a CDS encoding spore coat protein: MNEKHLAWHETLEIHELTAMQSIGLMKLKKALPEIKERELQQIYRTGIQGLTANLNELLEFFPNMPRDTEEEEERADSNVSPAFYAGDLLALAKTSVRNYAIAITETATPSVRQVLRKQLNRHMDLHAAVFNYMYKNSYYPAYNLEKLLDGDVRLARKALSMRDE, translated from the coding sequence ATGAACGAGAAACATTTAGCCTGGCACGAGACACTTGAAATCCACGAACTGACAGCCATGCAGTCCATTGGTTTAATGAAACTGAAAAAAGCTCTTCCGGAAATAAAGGAGAGAGAACTGCAGCAAATTTACCGGACAGGTATTCAGGGGTTAACTGCCAATCTGAATGAACTTCTTGAATTCTTCCCGAATATGCCAAGGGATACTGAGGAGGAAGAGGAACGGGCTGATAGCAATGTTTCACCTGCTTTTTATGCTGGTGACCTGCTAGCCCTTGCTAAGACATCTGTAAGGAACTATGCGATTGCGATTACGGAAACTGCGACACCTTCCGTGAGGCAGGTTTTAAGAAAGCAGCTGAACAGGCATATGGACCTTCATGCTGCTGTGTTCAATTATATGTACAAAAATAGCTATTACCCAGCCTATAATTTAGAAAAACTCCTGGACGGCGATGTGCGGCTTGCCCGGAAGGCGTTGTCTATGCGTGACGAGTAA